GCTCGACGTACGCGTTCCGCCGAGGGGCCGCGCCGAACCGGGGGGCGGGCTCGGGCGCGAGGAGATCAAACGGTCCCATGCCGGGAAGCTAGTGGCGCGCCGGGGACGTGAGGCGTGAGGCATCGTGCTGCCGACCACGCGCATCGCTGTCAGTCCGATCGGAACCACCCCACTCTGTCATCCTGAGCGCAGCCAAGGATCTCGCATCCGTTGGCGGCCTGCCTGTCGCAAGCGGAGCGGTCGCGTCTGACGAGATCCGTCCCTCCGCCGCGGCGCGGCCCCGCTCCGGATGACAGGGAGTAGACGCCGCGTTCGCCGAAGCTGCCTCGCCTCCCGCTCCACAGCAGTCTCCGCCCCAGCCCCGCCCGCCTCGGCGCCGAGGTGGGCAGAGCTCGGGGCCGAACGCCGCGCCGCCACTCGGAGTGAGAGGAACTTATCCGAGGCCGTCTGCCCTATCCCCCCCCCCTCCTCTCCCGCCCCTCATGACCAACAAAGCCGTCGCCCGCCACCTCAAGCTCACCGCCGACCTCGTCGAGCTCACCGGCGGCAACCCGTTCCGGGCGCGGGCCTACGGCTCCGGCGCGCGCGCCGTCGAGCGGCTGGACGTGCCCGTCGAGACGCTCGTGGCGGATGGCGAGCTGAGCACGGTCCAGGGCATCGGCAAGGGGCTCGTGGCCGAGATCGAGGAGCTGCTCCAGACGGGGACGATGGAGACGACCGAGGACCTCCTCCAGTCGCTCCCGCCGGGGCTCCCGGAGGTCCTGCGGGTGAAGGGGCTCGGCGTCAAGAAGGTGCGGACGCTCTGGACCGAGGCGGGGGTGACGTCGATCGAGGACCTGGAAGGCGCGGCGGCCGTCGGGAAGCTGGCCGACCTGCCGGGGTTCGGCAAGAAGACGGTCGAGAACATCCTCGCGTCCATCGAGGAGCTCAAGGCGTACCGCGGGAAGGCGCACCTCCGCGACGCGGCGACGGAGGCGCTCGTCGCCCGCCAGCGGCTCCGCGACGCCGGCCTCCGCGCCGACCTCGCCGGCCCGGTCCGCCGCCAGTGCAACGTGGTCGACCGCGTGGACCTCGTCGCCGTCGGCACGCCCGAGGCCGTCGCCGAGGCGCTCGGAGGCGGCACGACGCACGACGACCGCGTCGAGGCCACGCTCCCCCTCGGCCTCCCGCTGACGGTCTGGACGACGACCGAGGCCGCCTACGGCCGCACGCTCTTCGAGCGGACCGGCCCCGAGGCCCACGTCGGCGCTGTCGCCGAGAAGGCCGGCCTCGGTGACGTGGCGGAGGAGGACGCGGTCTACGAGGCCGCCGGCCTCTACCCGATCCCGGCCCCGCTCCGCGACGACCCGCACTGGCTGACGGTCGCCGCCGACGGCCCGATCCCCGCGCTCGTCCGCACGGCCGACCTCCGGGGCACGATCCACAACCACACGACCGCGTCGGACGGGGCGCACACGCTCCGCGAGATGTGCGACGCGGCGCGCGAGCGCGGGCTCGGCTACTTCGGCGTGTGCGACCACAGCCGGAGCCTCCAGATCGCCCACGGGCTGAGTCTGGGCGAGATGGAGGAGCAGATCCGGCGCGTCGAGCGCCTCAACGCCGACTACGCCCAGGAGGGCGTCGACTTCCGCGTCTTCGCCGGGACCGAGGCCGACATCCTCTCGGACGGCGCGATGGACTACCCGGACGAGCTGCTGGCCCGGCTCGACCTCGTCGTCGCGAGCGTCCACACCGGCTTCCGGATGACGGAGGATGAGGCGACGGCGCGCGTCGTGGCGGCCGTCTCGAACCCGTACGTCGACGTGCTCGGCCACCCGACGGGGAGGCTCCTGCTCCGCCGCGAGGGCTACCCGCTCGACCACGAGGCGGTCCTCGACGCCTGCGCCGAGCACGGCGTGGCCGTCGAGCTCAACGCGAACCCGTGGCGCCTCGACGTCGACTGGCGGTTCGTCCGCGCCGCCACCGAGCGCGGCGTCCTCGTCTCGATCAACCCGGACGCCCACTCGACCGACGGCCTCGACGACACGCGCTGGGGCGTCGCCTCGGCCCAAAAGGGCGGCCTCACGCCGGAGCAGTCGCTGACGTCGAAGTCGGCCGACGAGCTGGCCGACTGGCTCACGGCGCGTCGGCCGTGAGGCGGAAGTGCCGCTGACAGGGCGCGTCGGCCCGCCCGAAACGCGGCGCCACCGCCGAGCGCTCATGCTCCCTGCCGTGTCCGGGCAGAGCGAGGGATCCCCTATCGCCCAGTGTTCCGCCCACTGCGAGCGAGCCGATCGAGTCCAGCGAGATCGTTCTCCGCCGCTGCGCGGCCCCGCTCAGGATGACACCCGGTGAGGTCGCGCCCGTCCAAGACCGGCCCGCGGGTCCGCCCGCCTCGGTCCCGAGGCCGAGGGAGCTGGCTACAGGAGGCGCGCGACGTGGAAGCTCACGACGGGCGTCCAAAACGCCTGGCGAGACGGCTCCTCGACGTCGGGGCGGATCTCGAGGAGGTCGACCTCGACGGGGAAGTAGGTCCCCTGGAAGCCGAAGCGGAGGGCCTGCGTGGTCCGCCGGCCGCGGCCGAAGAAGGCGCCCACGCTGACCTCGGCGCCCACCCCGACCCGTGGCTCGCCTTCGCCGACGGCGCCGAACGGACCGAGGACGGGCTCGCCGAGGTCGAGCCGGCCGTCGGCGTCCTCATCGTCGAAGTAGGGCCACTGGTAGGCCAGCGTGGGCCCGATGCCGACGTGGACGAACGGGCGGAAGTTGTCCTCGACCGACTGGCGGAAGAGCCGCCGCTCGATGCCGACGTGGAGCGGGACGAGGGCCACGTAGTTCCGCTTGAACGGCGTCGTCCGCTCGCCGAAGAAGCCGATGAAGCTCTGCTCCCGCTCGTCACGCCCGGCCCCGAGCGAGAGCTCGCCCACGAACGAGACGTCGTCGGTGAGGCGGACGCGCGCCGAGGCGCCCGCGCCGAAGCCGTACTCCGTAAGGACGAGGACGAGCGCGCCGCTCGTGCCGTAGCGCGAGGCCGTCGTGTCGGGGAGGGGCGGCGCCACGCGGTCCTGTGCCCGGGCCGGGCCGGCGGCGAGGGCCACCAGGAGGAGAAGCGGGAGGAGCGGCCAACGCATGACGTCAACGTACCCACCTCGGCCGTCGGGCGGTCCCGCGTAGGGCGTACGTTTCGGGATGCCCGATGCGCCGCCGCCCCCATCCCTGCTCGCCGAGCCGTCCCGCCTCCGCCCCGTCCTGCTGGCGGGCGGCGTGCTCGCCGTGTTCGCGCTGCTGTGGTCGCTCGGCGAGGAGCTCGGGCCGTTCTGGATCGCCGTCGCCGGCGCCGCGCTTCTCTGGCCGATCCGCCGGGAGCGCGCGGCGGAGGCCGTCCTGTGGGCCGGCGGCCTCGTGTTCGGCGCGTACGTCGTCCACCTCCTGGCCGGCACGCTGGCGCCGTTCGTGGCCGTGTTCGTCGCGGCGTACCTCCTCGACCCCGCCGTGACGTGGGCGGAGAAGCGGTGGGACGTCCCGCGCTGGGCGTCGACGCTGGCGCTCACGCTGTTCGTGGTCGGCGTGGTCGCCGGGGCGCTGGTGCTCCTCGTGCCGATGCTGATCGGTCAGATCGAGGACCTCGCGGGCCAGGCCGTCGCGCTGGCGCTCCGCGCGCCCGAGTGGGTCGCCGAGTCCGACGCGCTCGCGCAGGCCGAGGAGGCGGGGCTCGTCGACCGGAGTGCCCTCGTGCAGCAGATCACGACGTTCATCCCAGGCCAGATCCAGGCGGCGCTGGGCCGCGTGCCGGCGTTCGTGGGGGGCCTGTTCCGCCAGGTCGGCGCGCTCCTCGGCATCGTGACGACAGCGGCGCTCGTGCCAGTGCTGCTGTTCTTCACCCTCAAGGACTTCCCGATGCTCAGCCGCAGCGTCGTGCGGCTGCTGCCGCGCGTCAGTGGGGAGCGGGAGTACCTCGAGCGGGCGACGACCGTGTTCGGCAGCTACATCCGCGGCCAGCTCACGATCTCGGCCGCCAGCGCCGTGCTCGTGGCCGTCCCGCTCCTCCTGTTCGGCGTGCCGTACTCGCTCCTGCTGGGGCTCGCGGCCGGGGTCCTCAACCTCATCCCGAGTCTCGGCTCGGTCCTGACCTACGTGCTCGGGGTGGGGCTCATGCTCGCCTTCGGCACGTTCTCGGACGTGCTGATCGTGCTCGCCGTCCTGGCGGTCCAGGCGGTCATCGAGCAGGCGGTCCTCACGCCGAACATCATGAGCCAGCAGGTCGGGCTCCACCCGGTCGTGATCCTGGTGGCCTTGTTCGCCTGCGGCGCCCTGTTCGGGTTGCTCGGGCTGATCCTCGCGGTCCCGGCGGCCGCGCTCGTGGCCGGCGCCATCCGGGCCCGGCGGGAGGCCCTCGTCATCGACCTCGGCGACGACGAGGGCGACGAGGTCGTCTAGCCGCCCGCGACGGCGGCCGGCGCCGTCTGGACGACCTCAACGGTGGCGGCCGGCGCGGTCTCGGTCTCGACGGGCGGGTAGGCCGAGCCGCACTGCCCGAGGAGCCAGAACAGGAGGATGAAGACGATGACCGTGGAGAAGCAGCCGCCGCCGAGCTTCTTGGCGCCGTAGCCGGCGATGAGGGTGCGAAAAAGGTTGTTCATGGGAGAGGGGCCAGGGGGGAAAGGACCGCTCCTACCGCACGGTGTCCTCAAAGGGTCCACCCGGTCCGCCTCGACGTCGAGGCGGGCGGGGCGGATGTACGTTCCGCCATGCGCGTGTTCGTCACCACGGCCGGCTCACGGGGCGACGTCCAGCCCTACGTGGCCCTCGCCGCCGGGCTCCGGGACGCCGGCCACGACGTGACGCTGTCGACGGCCGGCCGCTTTGAACCGCTTGCCGAGGCCCACGGCGTCCCGTTCGCCCCGACGACGAACGCGCTCCTCCACCTCATGGACGAGCCAGCGATCCGCCAGGGGCTGGAGACGATGACGGGCCTCGGGCCGATGCTCCGCCAGATGCCACGGCTGGTCAGGCTGAGCGGCGCCGTCCAGGCCGAGCTCGTCGACGACTCGTGGGAGGCCATCGGCGACGCCGCGCCGGACGTGATCGTCTCCAACCAGAAGGCGTACTGGGGGCCGTCGTTCGCCGCCCACCTCGGCGCGCGCTCCATCTTCGCCGTCCTCCAACCGGTCTACGTCCCGACCGGCACGGCGCCGCTGGCGGGCGCCCCGGCCCTCCCGCTCGGCGCGGCCTACAACCGGCTGACGTACCGCGCCGTCGCACTCGGCCTCCGCGCCTCCGCCCGCCGCTATCTCGCCGGCTGGCGGAAGCGGACCGGCGCAGGCCCGCCGCCACGCGCGGCGGTCCCGACCGTCCACGGCATGAGTCGACACGTCGTCCCCGAGCCGCCCGACTGGCCGGACTGGGCAGCGATGTCTGGCTACTGGTTCGTGGAGGAACCGTCCTGGGCACCGCCGCCCGATCTCCAAGCGTTCCTCGACGCGGGCGAGCCGCCGGTCTACGTCGGCTTCGGGAGCCTCGCCGGACGCGACCCGGAGCGGGCGACACGGCTCGTGGTCGAGGCCCTCCGGGCCGCTGGCGTCCGCGGACTGCTGGCGACCGGCTGGGGTGGACTCGCTCCCACCGACCTCGGTGACGACCTGTTCATGATCGAGCAGGCGCCACACGACGCGCTCTTTCCACTGTGCGCCGCTGTGGTCCACCACGGCGGGGCTGGGACGACGGCGGCCGGCCTCCGCGCGGGGCGGCCGACGGTGATCTGTCCGTTCTTCGGCGACCAGCCGTTCTGGGGCCGCCGCGTCCACACCCTCGGCGCCGGGCCTGCGCCCGTCAAACAGACCGACCTCACGCCGGTCACGCTGGCAGCGATGATCACCGAAGCGACCACGTCCGCCTCGGTGCGCCAGCGGGCGGAGGCGTTCGGCGAGGCGATCCGGGCGGAGGACGGGGTCGCGAACGCGGTCGCGTTCATCGAGCGGTTCGGCTCGCGGTAGGTCCGACCGAACGCCCAGGGGGGGCGGGGCCGAGTTCGCCGACGGTTGCCGGTCCCATCCGCGTGGCGACGCTACCCTGACCGCCTGCGAACCGACCGACCGATGCCCCTGACCTTCGAGCTCCAGGCCGAGTGCCCCGAAACCGGCGCCCGCGCCGGCCTCCTCCACACCGACCACGGGACGGTCGAGACGCCCATGTTCATGCCGGTCGGGACGGTCGGCAGCGTCAAGGCCGTCGCCCCGCGGACGCTCCGCGACGACCTCGGCGTCCAGATCCTCCTCGGCAACACGTACCACCTCGCGCTCCGCCCCGGCCGCGACGTGCTCCGGACGGTCGGCGGGCTCCACCCGTTCATGCAGTGGGACGGCCCGATCCTCACCGACTCGGGCGGCTTCCAGGTGTTCTCCCTCGCCGATCTCCGGAAGGTGACCGAGGAGGGCGTCCGCTTCCGGAACCACCTCGACGGCCAGTACCTCACGTTCACGCCCGAGTCCGTCGTCGACACGCAGCGCGACATCGGGTCGGACATCATGATGGTGCTCGACGAGCTCACGCCGGCGACCGTCGACGAGGCCGAGGCGCGGCGGGCGAACGCGCGGACGGTCCGCTGGGCCGAGCGGGCCTTTGCGCACTACCGCGCGACGGAGCCCCACTACGGGCACCACCAGGCCCTCTTCCCCATCGTCCAAGGGGCCGTCTTCCCCGACGTCCGCCGGGAGAGCGCCGAAGCCCTCCTCCAGCTCGACGCCGAGGGCTACGCCATCGGCGGGCTGGCGGTCGGCGAGGAGGCCGAGGTCATGTACGACACCGTCGCCCTGACGAACGAGGTTCTCCCGCAGGACCGGCCGCGCTACCTCATGGGCGTCGGGACGCCCCAGAACCTGATCGAGAACGTGGCCCGCGGCGTCGACCTGTTCGACTGCGTGATGCCCACGCGGAACGCCCGGACCGGGACGCTCTTCACGACCGACGGCACGGTCAACATCAAGAACGCCCGGTTCAAGACCGACACGTCGGCCATCGACGAGGCGCTCGACGTGTACCACAGCCGGACGTTCTCGAAGGCGTACCTCCGCCACCTCACGAAGGCCAACGAGCCGCTCTACATGGAGATCGCGAGCGTCCAGAACCTCGCGCTCTACCTCTGGACGATGCGGTCGATGCGGGCGGCGATCCTGGAGGGCCGCTTCCCCGCCTTCCGCCGCGAGTGGTCCGACCGCCTCGTGCAGAAGGCGTAGCGCCAGCCCACCCGCCTCGGCGTCGAAGCGGAGGGGGTCGGCTACCAGAAGCCGTCGTCCTCCCGCTGGCGGACCGCCTCGGCCCGCCGCTCGGCGATCTGGCGGATCAGGTCCTCCGGCAGTGGCTGGTCGTAGCGGACCTTGAGGTAGTTCTTCGTCGCGGCGTACGGCCCGAGCGCGTCGCGGAACGGGTCCAGCCCCTCGGGCGACGGGGCGAAGGCGAGGTGGGCCGTGAACGCCGAGAACGAGAAGAGGTAGCGCGGCTCGACGTAGAACGGCGCGTTCCACTTGATGACCTCGTCGGCCTCGGGCGCGACCTCGCGCAGGAGCGCGCGGAGACGCCGGAGGTGGCCCCGCCCCGCCTCGGGCGCGGCGTCGATGTAGGCGTCTACGGTCGTCGGTCGGTCGGCAGCCATCGGCTCGGGTCGGGCTCGGCGTCAGGATAGCGCGAGTACGCCCGCCTCGGCGACGGCACCGAGGCGGGCGGGGCCGGGCTACTCGAACCGCTCGAAGCGGAGGTCGCGGGCCCGGCCCGCGTCGACGGTGAAGGCGACGACGGCGCCCGACGCGTCGCGCTCGAACGCGACGGTGAAGGCGCCGGCCATGAACGTGTCGCCCGTCGTGTGGCGGAGCGCCTGGCCCTCCGGGAAGCGGAGGCTGGAGGCGCGGAGCTCGCCGTCCTCGACCTCGATCGTGCGGAACGCCTCCAGCGTCGCGCTGGCGTACTGCCCCACGTAGTCGTCGAGGTCGATGGGCTCGGCCGCCTCCGCCGGCTCCACGCCGAGCTTCGTGGCCCGGTGGTCGCCGTTCTGGTGGAGCGTCGCCGAACGGACGACGCCGTCGGCGTCGCGGTGGAACGTGACCGACGCGTCGACGACCGTGACCGCGAACGTCGAGTCGGAGACCGGGACGATCGGGGCCTCGGGCTGGCCCGTCGCCTGGGTCACGTAGCCCCCGTCGTCGCCGCGGCGGAAGGCGAGGACGAAGTCGGGCGCGATGTCGAGCGCGTACTCGCCGGCGTAGTCGTCGAAGAGCGCGTCGTCGAAGTCGACGGCCTCGGGACCGTCCGCCTCGGCGGCGGGCTCGTCCGAGCCGTCGGGGATCCGGTCCTCAAAGAACGCCTCGGCAACTTGGCCCGCGAGGGCGTCGACGTCGGCCGGCGAGTTCGTCAGGACGATCACGCCGAAGTCGAGCTCCGGCACGAACGCGAACGATGAGCGGTGGGCCGAGTCGGCGCCGCCGTGGTGGATGCGCGTCACGCTCCCCAGCTTCTCGATGAACAGGCCGAGCCCGTAGCTCGTCGTGTCGCCGTCGGCGAGGACGTAGCGCGTCGTCATCTGGTCGACGGCGTCCTGGCCGCCGAGCGTCGGCGTCCAGTAGCGCCCCATCCACCGCGCGAGATCGCCGAGGGTCGAGTAGATCCCGCCCGCGCCGATGGCGCCGCCGAGGTCGCGGGCGTCCTTCCAGCCCTCGTCGCCGGACACGTAGCCCTGGGCGCTGTTCGGCACGAGCGTCGACGGCGTCGCGCGGACGACCGTGTGCTCCATCCCCATCGGCTCGAACACGTTCTCAGCCATCCACTCGGGGAACGGCTGGCCCGTCACGCGCTCGACCACGAGCGCCGCCAGCCCGTACCCGCTGTTGTTGTAGTTCCACTCCGTCCCCGGCGCGTTCTGGAGCTCCGGCTGGCGCTGGATGAGCGCGACGATCTCCGCCCGGTCGACGTGGTCGCCCTCGTCGAGCCGGCGCCCACCGACGGCGAGCGCGTTGAGGAACTCGCGGTAGCCGCTCGTGTGCGTGAGGAGGTTCCGCAGCGTGACCGTCTCGCCGAAGTCCGGCAGCTCCGGCACGTACTCCCGGACGTCGTCGTCGAGGTCGAGCTCGCCGCGCTGCTCCAGCAGGAGGAGCGCGAACGCCGTGAACTGCTTCGACGTCGAGCCGATGTTCGACCGCGTGTCGACGGTCATCGGGACACTGTGCGTGAGGTTGGCCGTCCCGTAGGCGCTCTGGTAGACGACCTCGCCGCCGTCGACGACGGCCACGAGCGCACCGGGCGCGCCGTCGCGGTTCCGCTGCGCGAAGATCTGGTCGACGCGGCCCTCGGGCGTCGCCGCCAGCGGCTCGACCCGCTCCACCGTGAGGACGTAGGCGCCGGCCTCCTCCTCGAACGGCGTGACCGTGAGCGTGTACGTCCCGCCCGCCTCGGCCTCGAACTGGAAGAGGTCGTCGCCGCGGGCCGTCTCGTCGAACCGACCGACCTCGTCGCCGTCGGGCCCCGTGACGGTCACGACCACGTCGGCGGTTTCTTGAAAGGCCGCCCCTGTGACGAAGGAGCCGGCGTCGAGGTCGAGCGCGTAGGCGTCGGCGCCGTCGGCGGCGAGGGTGCCGGCACGCGGCTGGCCCGGGTCGATCGGCTGCTGTGCCGAGGCGGACAGGGCGAGAGCGAGGAACAGGGCGAGGACGGGCGCGAGGCGCATGGAGAGCGTGGTGTGTGTCGGCTCGTGCGTTCGGACGATCGGCCTCCAAGTTGCGGCTCCCCCGGCCTCGGTGTCGAGGCGGACGGGGCCGCGGCGTGGGCCGACACAAAAAACGGCGGGGCGGAGCCCGAAGGCCCCGCCCCGCCGCGGTCCGTCAGAGGACGCGGTCGCTAGCGGACGACCGTGACCGTTCGGCTGACCATCACGTCCTCGCCCTGGAGCCGGAGGACGTAGACCCCCGAGGCGAGGCCGGCCGCGTCGAGACGCGCCGTCCGCTCCTGCGGGCCGGCCGGGCCGTCGGCCACGACGGCGACCTGGCGGCCGAGCATGTCGAACAGGGCGACCGACACGTCGCCCGCCGTCTCCAGCGAGTACCGGACCGTCGCGCCCGTCCGGATCGGGTTCGTCACCGAGAGCGTCGCCGCGGTCTCCTCGACCGGGTTCTCCGCGGCGACCTCCCCGGCCGGCGTGATCGACAGGTTGTCGATGTAGATCGTGTTGCCGACGTTGGCCGCGTACGAGAAGTGGATCGGCGCGCGGATCTCGGTGACCCCATCGGGCACCGTGAACTCGACCGTGAACTCCTGCCACTCCGTCGTCAGCGCGGCGTCACTGATCCGGCCGAGCTCGTTGTACGACGGGGCCGGCTGACCAATGGTGAAGCTGGCGGTCCCACCGTCGGTCTCGGACCGGGCCCACACCGAGTAGAGGTAGGTCCGGCCGGCCTCGACCGTGAGCGGCTCAGCTGCCACCTCGATCTCCCAGGGGTTCGCGCCGGTCCCGTTGACCGTAACGGCGAGCGACTGGTCGCCCTCATAGGCCACGTCGTCGACGATGGCGAACTCGGGGGCCATCGTGACCGCCCCACCGACGTTGAGCGCGAAGCCGGGGACGTCGCCGCCGGTGACCACGCCCGGAGCCGGCATCTCGAACCCGCCGTTCACCACGACGTCGAGCGACGGCGCCGGCGCGTCGATGTCGGCCGCGTCGAGGACGAGGAGCTGGAAGCCGCCTTCGGGGTCGTCGGCGTTGAACTGGCCGATGACGCCAATGATGCCGACGGGCCCGTCCGGGATCGGCGTGTCGTCGACCGTCGTGTCGTCCGCGTTCGGGACGCGGAGCGTGACGAGGCCGCTGGCCTCGGAGTTGTCGTCGATGAGGTAGGTCGTGGCCGCCGTGAAGGCGCCCGACCCGTCGACCGTCACGCCGGCGACGTAGACGAGCTCGCCTTCGTAGTCCTCGCCGTTCGCGGCGAGCTCGGCGAGCGTGACCACCTGCGGTTGCGGGACTGCGGCCGTGCCCGTGACCTCGTAGCTCTCGAGGTCGCCCCCGTTGATCTGGAGGAGGCCCCGGAACTCCGAGAGCGTCCCCGTCACGTCGAGCACGGTGCCCGGCCCGACGTCGCCGCTGGCGATGGCGTCGAACAGGTCACCCGAGGTCTGGCGGATCGTGAGGGCGCCCGTCTCGTCCTGGAGGTACAGGAACGCGCCGGCCGCGCGCGTCACGACGCCCTCGATGCGGACCGTGGCGCCGACGCCCTCAGCGCGGGCCTCGGCGATCGGGACGATCTCGTCCCCGCCGCCACCGCCGGACGCGTTGCCGACGTCCTCGGCGTTGATGAGCAAGAGCTGGTAGCCCCCGTCCGGGTCGTCGGCGTTGAAC
This sequence is a window from Rubrivirga marina. Protein-coding genes within it:
- a CDS encoding DNA polymerase/3'-5' exonuclease PolX gives rise to the protein MTNKAVARHLKLTADLVELTGGNPFRARAYGSGARAVERLDVPVETLVADGELSTVQGIGKGLVAEIEELLQTGTMETTEDLLQSLPPGLPEVLRVKGLGVKKVRTLWTEAGVTSIEDLEGAAAVGKLADLPGFGKKTVENILASIEELKAYRGKAHLRDAATEALVARQRLRDAGLRADLAGPVRRQCNVVDRVDLVAVGTPEAVAEALGGGTTHDDRVEATLPLGLPLTVWTTTEAAYGRTLFERTGPEAHVGAVAEKAGLGDVAEEDAVYEAAGLYPIPAPLRDDPHWLTVAADGPIPALVRTADLRGTIHNHTTASDGAHTLREMCDAARERGLGYFGVCDHSRSLQIAHGLSLGEMEEQIRRVERLNADYAQEGVDFRVFAGTEADILSDGAMDYPDELLARLDLVVASVHTGFRMTEDEATARVVAAVSNPYVDVLGHPTGRLLLRREGYPLDHEAVLDACAEHGVAVELNANPWRLDVDWRFVRAATERGVLVSINPDAHSTDGLDDTRWGVASAQKGGLTPEQSLTSKSADELADWLTARRP
- a CDS encoding AI-2E family transporter, producing the protein MPDAPPPPSLLAEPSRLRPVLLAGGVLAVFALLWSLGEELGPFWIAVAGAALLWPIRRERAAEAVLWAGGLVFGAYVVHLLAGTLAPFVAVFVAAYLLDPAVTWAEKRWDVPRWASTLALTLFVVGVVAGALVLLVPMLIGQIEDLAGQAVALALRAPEWVAESDALAQAEEAGLVDRSALVQQITTFIPGQIQAALGRVPAFVGGLFRQVGALLGIVTTAALVPVLLFFTLKDFPMLSRSVVRLLPRVSGEREYLERATTVFGSYIRGQLTISAASAVLVAVPLLLFGVPYSLLLGLAAGVLNLIPSLGSVLTYVLGVGLMLAFGTFSDVLIVLAVLAVQAVIEQAVLTPNIMSQQVGLHPVVILVALFACGALFGLLGLILAVPAAALVAGAIRARREALVIDLGDDEGDEVV
- a CDS encoding glycosyltransferase — encoded protein: MRVFVTTAGSRGDVQPYVALAAGLRDAGHDVTLSTAGRFEPLAEAHGVPFAPTTNALLHLMDEPAIRQGLETMTGLGPMLRQMPRLVRLSGAVQAELVDDSWEAIGDAAPDVIVSNQKAYWGPSFAAHLGARSIFAVLQPVYVPTGTAPLAGAPALPLGAAYNRLTYRAVALGLRASARRYLAGWRKRTGAGPPPRAAVPTVHGMSRHVVPEPPDWPDWAAMSGYWFVEEPSWAPPPDLQAFLDAGEPPVYVGFGSLAGRDPERATRLVVEALRAAGVRGLLATGWGGLAPTDLGDDLFMIEQAPHDALFPLCAAVVHHGGAGTTAAGLRAGRPTVICPFFGDQPFWGRRVHTLGAGPAPVKQTDLTPVTLAAMITEATTSASVRQRAEAFGEAIRAEDGVANAVAFIERFGSR
- the tgt gene encoding tRNA guanosine(34) transglycosylase Tgt; the encoded protein is MTFELQAECPETGARAGLLHTDHGTVETPMFMPVGTVGSVKAVAPRTLRDDLGVQILLGNTYHLALRPGRDVLRTVGGLHPFMQWDGPILTDSGGFQVFSLADLRKVTEEGVRFRNHLDGQYLTFTPESVVDTQRDIGSDIMMVLDELTPATVDEAEARRANARTVRWAERAFAHYRATEPHYGHHQALFPIVQGAVFPDVRRESAEALLQLDAEGYAIGGLAVGEEAEVMYDTVALTNEVLPQDRPRYLMGVGTPQNLIENVARGVDLFDCVMPTRNARTGTLFTTDGTVNIKNARFKTDTSAIDEALDVYHSRTFSKAYLRHLTKANEPLYMEIASVQNLALYLWTMRSMRAAILEGRFPAFRREWSDRLVQKA
- a CDS encoding iron chaperone, giving the protein MAADRPTTVDAYIDAAPEAGRGHLRRLRALLREVAPEADEVIKWNAPFYVEPRYLFSFSAFTAHLAFAPSPEGLDPFRDALGPYAATKNYLKVRYDQPLPEDLIRQIAERRAEAVRQREDDGFW
- a CDS encoding serine hydrolase domain-containing protein, with amino-acid sequence MRLAPVLALFLALALSASAQQPIDPGQPRAGTLAADGADAYALDLDAGSFVTGAAFQETADVVVTVTGPDGDEVGRFDETARGDDLFQFEAEAGGTYTLTVTPFEEEAGAYVLTVERVEPLAATPEGRVDQIFAQRNRDGAPGALVAVVDGGEVVYQSAYGTANLTHSVPMTVDTRSNIGSTSKQFTAFALLLLEQRGELDLDDDVREYVPELPDFGETVTLRNLLTHTSGYREFLNALAVGGRRLDEGDHVDRAEIVALIQRQPELQNAPGTEWNYNNSGYGLAALVVERVTGQPFPEWMAENVFEPMGMEHTVVRATPSTLVPNSAQGYVSGDEGWKDARDLGGAIGAGGIYSTLGDLARWMGRYWTPTLGGQDAVDQMTTRYVLADGDTTSYGLGLFIEKLGSVTRIHHGGADSAHRSSFAFVPELDFGVIVLTNSPADVDALAGQVAEAFFEDRIPDGSDEPAAEADGPEAVDFDDALFDDYAGEYALDIAPDFVLAFRRGDDGGYVTQATGQPEAPIVPVSDSTFAVTVVDASVTFHRDADGVVRSATLHQNGDHRATKLGVEPAEAAEPIDLDDYVGQYASATLEAFRTIEVEDGELRASSLRFPEGQALRHTTGDTFMAGAFTVAFERDASGAVVAFTVDAGRARDLRFERFE
- a CDS encoding DUF5689 domain-containing protein; the encoded protein is MRLRFSLFFTLAALIAAPSALAQSAFLNEFHYDNDGGDTGEFVEIAVADGILDVEDVVITLYNGSGGASYNTVSGADLTVGASQNGYTLYTYSFPSNGIQNGSPDGIALSTTEGDVLQFLSYEGSFTATNGPANGETSDDIGVSEAGDTPVGFSLQLTGTSATYDGFTWASPMAATLGAVNTGQTFESPAPPDPDPVEVSFADETRMVREGDTLTVALELDYNENEPSGPVTVLVSFVGGASSATTADFASASVASATFPGQRARDNMAEVTFVFADDDLVEGPETATFRLAVTSGDAVTGSPNILTVTVDDAPQTATVADARAAGVGESVTIEGVVSRAAGAFLYVQDETGGLAIRQTSGPLFDAVASGAVAPGTQIRLTGTLSEFRGLLQINGSDLESYDVLGTTDAPEPQVVTLAELAENGEAYEGELVTVRNVSFAETGTFSAATTYTVSDDSDDSGVVTARVPNGSDSTVDGTEIPEVADVTAIIGQFNADDPDGGYQLLLINAEDVGNASGGGGGDEIVPIAEARAEGVGATVRIEGVVTRAAGAFLYLQDETGALTIRQTSGDLFDAIASGDVGPGTVLDVTGTLSEFRGLLQINGGDLESYEVTGTAAVPQPQVVTLAELAANGEDYEGELVYVAGVTVDGSGAFTAATTYLIDDNSEASGLVTLRVPNADDTTVDDTPIPDGPVGIIGVIGQFNADDPEGGFQLLVLDAADIDAPAPSLDVVVNGGFEMPAPGVVTGGDVPGFALNVGGAVTMAPEFAIVDDVAYEGDQSLAVTVNGTGANPWEIEVAAEPLTVEAGRTYLYSVWARSETDGGTASFTIGQPAPSYNELGRISDAALTTEWQEFTVEFTVPDGVTEIRAPIHFSYAANVGNTIYIDNLSITPAGEVAAENPVEETAATLSVTNPIRTGATVRYSLETAGDVSVALFDMLGRQVAVVADGPAGPQERTARLDAAGLASGVYVLRLQGEDVMVSRTVTVVR